A single region of the Manihot esculenta cultivar AM560-2 chromosome 12, M.esculenta_v8, whole genome shotgun sequence genome encodes:
- the LOC110627964 gene encoding FT-interacting protein 4 — MDATAGKEKLVVEVVAAHNLMPKDGEGSSSPFVEIEFENQRLRTQVKYKDLNPIWNEKLVFNIKDVADLPYRAIEVNVFNEKRSSNSRNFLGKVRISGSSIAKEGEEMVQLHTLDKRSLFSHVRGEISLKLYVSAREEVKEVVGFGNGAVVSGSSGPGSASLKKSKKLQQQQSPAIVQQQQQLTQEHNKQMKQQGQNNAKPVEPNSGEIKPVVITTGPGPVVSGSGGGLITTGGGGGVVVGGGGGGGVSLYTNVSSDFSLKETSPHLGGGPLNKDKSSATYDLVEQMQYLYVRVVKAKDIMLFGGGEIVGEVKLGNYRGITKRAGSSNMEWNQVFAFSKDCIQSSMVEIFVKEGNKDDFLGRVWFDLSEIPRRVPPDSQLAPQWHRMEDKKGDKAKGGEVMVSIWFGTQADEAFAEAWHSKAANVHFDGLCSIKSKVYLSPKLWYLRVSVIEAQDIVPGDKGSAMMRFPELFAKILVGNQILRTKIAGPNPNRSMSNPYWNEDMVFVVAEPFEEYLVVSVEDRVGPGREETVGRVLLPMTAVEKRNDDKQVVSRWFNLDNHLGNAVDSKIMTRFGSRIHLRMSLDGGYHVLDEATMYSSDVKATAKHLWKPHIGVLEMGILGASGLMPTKIKEGKRESADAYCVAKYGQKWVRTRTVVDSLSPKWNEQYTWEVFDPCTVITIGVFDNCRVEKNAVNNACDSRIGKVRIRLSTLESDRVYTHSYPLLMLHPTGLKKMGELHLAVRFSCANMVNMFHMYTLPLLPKMHYVQPLSVNQLEALRYQAMNVVASRLSRSEPPLGREVVEYMLDHDSHMWSMRRSKANFARLINVLSGMVAMCRWIESMRNWHKPVYSALLLIVFVLLVTMPELIIPAILLYMAFLGLWRYRSRPRHPPHMDTRLSHAENVYPDELDEEFDSFPTSRSAEIVRMRYDRLRSVAGRIQTVVGDMATQGERAQALLSWRDPRATFLFVVMCLLAAVVFYAVPIRVAVGLWGLYMLRPPRFRNRLPCWPLNFFRRLPAKADGLL, encoded by the coding sequence ATGGACGCAACAGCAGGCAAAGAGaagctggtggtggaggtggtagcAGCCCACAACTTAATGCCCAAAGATGGTGAAGGCTCGTCTTCCCCATTTGtagagatagagtttgagaacCAAAGACTCAGAACTCAAGTCAAGTACAAAGACTTGAACCCCATTTGGAATGAAAAGCTCGTTTTCAACATTAAGGATGTTGCAGATCTTCCTTACAGAGCCATAGAGGTTAATGTCTTTAATGAAAAAAGATCGAGCAACAGCAGAAACTTTCTGGGCAAAGTTCGAATTTCTGGTTCCAGTATTGCTAAAGAAGGTGAAGAAATGGTGCAGTTGCATACTCTGGATAAAAGAAGTTTGTTTTCTCATGTAAGAGGGGAGATAAGTTTGAAGCTTTATGTCTCTGCAAGAGAAGAGGTTAAAGAAGTTGTGGGTTTTGGTAATGGAGCCGTTGTCTCTGGCTCTTCTGGTCCCGGGTCTGCTTCTTTAAAGAAGAGCAAGAAGTTGCAGCAGCAGCAGAGTCCGGCTATAGTGCAGCAACAGCAGCAGTTGACGCAAGAGCACAACAAGCAAATGAAACAGCAAGGCCAAAACAATGCAAAGCCTGTGGAGCCAAACTCAGGTGAGATCAAACCTGTTGTTATTACAACTGGTCCTGGTCCTGTTGTTTCTGGGTCTGGTGGTGGACTTATCACtacaggaggtggtggtggtgttGTTGTtggcggcggcggcggcggtGGGGTCAGTTTGTACACAAATGTTTCTAGTGATTTCTCTCTTAAAGAGACAAGTCCACACCTTGGTGGTGGTCCTTTAAACAAAGACAAATCCAGTGCAACTTATGATCTTGTAGAGCAAATGCAGTATCTTTACGTAAGAGTTGTAAAGGCTAAAGATATTATGTTGTTTGGTGGTGGTGAGATTGTGGGTGAGGTGAAGCTAGGGAACTACAGGGGGATCACAAAAAGGGCAGGTTCTAGCAATATGGAGTGGAACCAAGTTTTTGCATTCTCTAAAGATTGCATACAGTCATCAATGGTGGAGATTTTTGTCAAAGAAGGCAATAAAGATGATTTCTTGGGCCGTGTTTGGTTTGATTTGAGTGAGATTCCAAGAAGGGTACCGCCAGATAGCCAATTAGCTCCACAATGGCATAGAATGGAAGACAAGAAAGGGGATAAAGCTAAAGGTGGTGAAGTTATGGTTTCAATATGGTTTGGGACTCAAGCAGACGAGGCTTTTGCAGAGGCTTGGCATTCAAAGGCAGCAAATGTGCATTTTGATGGGCTTTGCTCTATCAAATCCAAGGTTTATCTATCACCTAAGCTGTGGTATTTAAGGGTATCTGTTATTGAAGCACAAGATATTGTTCCTGGGGACAAAGGGTCTGCAATGATGAGGTTTCCGGAGCTTTTCGCCAAAATCCTTGTGGGAAACCAGATTTTGAGGACTAAAATTGCAGGGCCTAACCCCAACAGGAGCATGTCTAATCCATATTGGAATGAAGATATGGTGTTCGTAGTTGCAGAGCCATTTGAGGAATACTTGGTGGTTTCTGTAGAGGACCGTGTTGGCCCAGGAAGAGAGGAAACAGTGGGCAGAGTTTTGCTTCCAATGACTGCAGTTGAGAAGCGAAATGATGACAAACAAGTGGTTTCGAGGTGGTTCAATCTTGATAATCACCTTGGCAATGCAGTTGATTCGAAAATTATGACTAGATTTGGGTCCAGAATTCACCTCAGAATGTCTCTTGATGGGGGTTACCATGTGCTTGATGAGGCTACAATGTATAGCAGTGATGTTAAAGCGACTGCGAAACACTTGTGGAAGCCTCACATTGGTGTGCTTGAGATGGGAATCTTGGGAGCATCAGGACTTATGCCAACCAAAATCAAGGAAGGCAAAAGAGAGTCTGCAGATGCTTATTGTGTAGCAAAGTATGGTCAGAAATGGGTGAGAACTCGCACGGTTGTAGATAGCTTATCGCCGAAATGGAATGAGCAGTACACTTGGGAAGTGTTTGATCCTTGCACAGTTATCACAATTGGGGTGTTTGATAATTGCCGAGTCGAAAAGAATGCTGTCAACAATGCTTGTGATTCTCGAATTGGGAAAGTTAGAATTCGGCTATCAACTCTTGAATCAGACAGGGTTTATACTCACTCTTACCCCCTCCTTATGCTTCATCCGACCGGCTTAAAGAAGATGGGGGAGCTTCATTTAGCAGTAAGGTTCTCTTGTGCTAATATGGTTAACATGTTTCACATGTACACACTGCCACTTCTACCAAAGATGCACTATGTGCAACCATTAAGTGTGAATCAATTGGAGGCCTTAAGGTATCAAGCAATGAATGTGGTGGCATCAAGGCTTAGCCGATCGGAGCCACCGCTGGGACGAGAAGTGGTGGAGTATATGCTTGATCATGACTCTCATATGTGGAGCATGAGAAGAAGCAAAGCGAACTTTGCTAGACTAATAAATGTACTCTCAGGAATGGTTGCAATGTGTCGATGGATAGAGTCGATGCGAAATTGGCACAAACCGGTGTACTCAGCCTTGTTGCTTATAGTTTTCGTTCTACTAGTTACAATGCCTGAGCTCATTATCCCTGCCATTTTGCTTTACATGGCTTTTCTAGGGCTGTGGAGATATCGGTCTCGGCCTCGACACCCACCCCACATGGATACAAGGCTGTCTCATGCTGAGAATGTTTATCCTGATGAGTTGGATGAAGAATTTGATTCTTTCCCAACTAGTAGAAGTGCAGAGATAGTGAGAATGAGGTATGATAGGCTGAGGAGTGTGGCAGGGAGGATTCAGACGGTGGTTGGGGATATGGCTACACAGGGGGAACGTGCACAAGCATTGCTAAGTTGGAGAGACCCAAGAGCTACATTCTtgtttgttgtgatgtgtttgTTAGCTGCTGTTGTTTTCTATGCTGTGCCTATCAGGGTTGCTGTGGGCTTGTGGGGACTTTACATGCTGAGGCCGCCAAGATTCAGGAATAGGTTGCCTTGCTGGCCTTTGAATTTCTTCAGGAGACTGCCTGCCAAGGCTGATGGTTTGTTATAG